Proteins encoded within one genomic window of Granulicella pectinivorans:
- a CDS encoding FAD-dependent oxidoreductase, translating into MKRNPFRPLCVVSGLLFASTAVSALAAAPAAPPVDLVVYGGTASGVVTAYSAAREGLHVVLLEPGGHLGGMVTGGLSATDAAYFKIIGGYARDFYREAAAHYGVHKLDAHEDWLSEPKVGEEIFNTWLKRAGVEVHFHERVKEHGGVSKKGTHVVSITTEDGRVWAAKIFADCSYEGDVMAEAGVKYTVGREGEETYGEDLAGVRVDTPKHQFLWKISPRDENGKLMPEVDPGPMGANGAGDKKVQAYNFRMILTDDPANRMPWTKPKGYDAARFALLAKYLGEWKEHMHREPNFHDVMNPVMIPHREADFNNNGAFSSDYIGKSWTYPDASYAERKRIWDDHLLYTQSFLWFLASDPRVPQPLRDEVNSWGRAKDEFPDTDGWPNQLYIREGRRMVGVYVMHQADLQTDRTKKDSIAMGSYNSDSHNIQRVATPDGGVRNEGDVQVSVKPYEIAFGTILPKKDQTDNLLVPVCLSASHVAYSSVRMEPQYMMMGQAAGVTAAMAIKGKTAVQDVDVVALQQRLRSQKAILHLEQEATGSGVE; encoded by the coding sequence ATGAAGAGGAACCCGTTTCGTCCGCTCTGTGTTGTTTCCGGTCTGCTGTTTGCCTCCACCGCTGTCTCTGCCCTTGCTGCTGCTCCCGCTGCTCCGCCTGTGGATCTGGTGGTGTATGGGGGGACTGCCTCGGGTGTTGTTACTGCGTACTCGGCTGCCAGGGAAGGTCTGCACGTTGTGCTGCTGGAGCCCGGCGGGCATCTGGGCGGCATGGTGACCGGGGGGCTTTCGGCGACGGACGCTGCCTATTTCAAGATCATCGGAGGGTATGCCCGCGATTTCTATCGTGAGGCTGCGGCGCACTACGGCGTCCACAAGCTGGACGCGCATGAGGACTGGCTCTCGGAACCGAAGGTGGGCGAGGAGATCTTCAACACCTGGCTGAAGAGGGCTGGGGTGGAGGTCCACTTCCATGAGCGGGTGAAGGAGCATGGCGGCGTCTCGAAGAAGGGTACGCATGTGGTCTCGATTACGACCGAGGACGGGAGAGTGTGGGCGGCGAAGATCTTCGCGGACTGCTCGTATGAGGGCGACGTGATGGCCGAGGCCGGGGTGAAGTATACGGTGGGCCGGGAGGGTGAGGAGACCTACGGCGAGGATCTGGCCGGGGTGCGAGTGGATACGCCGAAACATCAGTTTTTGTGGAAGATCTCGCCTCGGGATGAGAACGGGAAGCTTATGCCGGAGGTGGATCCCGGACCGATGGGGGCGAATGGCGCGGGCGACAAGAAGGTGCAGGCCTATAACTTCCGGATGATTCTGACGGACGACCCGGCGAACAGGATGCCGTGGACGAAGCCGAAGGGATATGACGCGGCGAGGTTCGCGTTGCTGGCGAAGTATCTCGGGGAGTGGAAGGAACATATGCATCGTGAGCCGAACTTCCACGATGTGATGAACCCGGTGATGATTCCGCACCGGGAGGCGGACTTCAACAACAACGGCGCGTTTTCGAGCGACTACATCGGGAAGAGCTGGACGTATCCGGATGCGAGCTATGCGGAGCGGAAGAGGATCTGGGACGACCACCTGCTCTATACGCAGTCGTTTTTGTGGTTTCTGGCTTCGGATCCTCGGGTGCCGCAGCCTCTGCGGGATGAGGTGAACAGTTGGGGGCGAGCCAAGGACGAGTTTCCGGATACGGACGGGTGGCCGAACCAGCTTTATATCCGCGAGGGGCGGCGGATGGTTGGGGTGTATGTGATGCACCAGGCTGATCTGCAGACGGACCGGACGAAGAAGGATTCGATCGCGATGGGGTCGTACAACAGCGATTCCCACAACATACAGCGGGTAGCGACGCCCGATGGCGGGGTGCGGAACGAGGGCGATGTGCAGGTCTCGGTAAAGCCTTACGAGATTGCCTTCGGGACAATTCTTCCGAAGAAAGACCAGACGGACAATCTGTTGGTTCCGGTGTGTTTGTCGGCTTCGCATGTAGCGTACTCGTCGGTCCGGATGGAGCCGCAGTACATGATGATGGGCCAGGCGGCGGGCGTTACGGCGGCGATGGCGATCAAGGGCAAGACGGCCGTACAGGATGTCGATGTGGTGGCTCTGCAGCAGAGGCTGCG
- a CDS encoding helix-turn-helix domain-containing protein — translation MATIPMPPPQETPEVADALEAHVQRLLQSPHFARADTQRKLLAYLYEHRHETVSEYALATDGLGRNSNFDSTTDASVRVHISRLRRKLKDYYLQEPGEPELLVIPTGTHQLMVLEHPAVAARVEAVEAVGNVPEVETRRDFLVPGLVGMVVVLAVLAGWLGWRNHELSGRIRPVPKTSAFWASFLQGTAPIKIILPTPVFFGFPNEPTFRLRSVSVNDFNDIPKDPHFQALVDKLGKPSFEQSYTVTWDTLAAIDMARYLDAVGAQQRISFDVTRDLSPLVLENSNVIAVGTHQTLQPLKEYLQAMNFSLAPSELRVINAKPKPGEQATYEIINKSGKTSNEREVRPSLVALLPGRAPGLKVLLLQSRDTGALVSLLSSSAGSNSMEEMLKKNGNPQYFEMVTYTELENNRPLRTWPVAIHAFASQVPANSM, via the coding sequence ATGGCAACGATACCGATGCCGCCGCCCCAGGAAACGCCCGAGGTTGCCGATGCGCTGGAGGCGCATGTCCAGCGCTTGTTGCAGAGTCCTCACTTTGCACGGGCCGACACGCAACGGAAGCTGCTTGCTTATCTGTATGAACATCGGCACGAGACGGTGAGCGAGTATGCTCTGGCGACCGATGGGCTGGGGCGTAACAGCAACTTCGACTCTACGACCGACGCTTCGGTGCGTGTGCACATCTCGCGGCTGCGGCGGAAGCTGAAGGACTACTATCTGCAGGAGCCCGGGGAGCCGGAGCTGCTGGTGATTCCGACAGGGACACATCAGCTAATGGTGCTGGAGCATCCGGCGGTGGCGGCGCGGGTGGAGGCTGTCGAGGCGGTTGGAAACGTTCCCGAGGTCGAGACGCGCCGCGATTTTCTGGTGCCGGGGCTGGTGGGGATGGTGGTCGTGCTGGCAGTTTTGGCAGGTTGGCTGGGATGGCGGAACCATGAGCTGAGCGGGCGGATTCGACCGGTTCCGAAGACGAGCGCTTTTTGGGCTTCGTTCCTGCAGGGGACGGCCCCGATCAAAATCATTCTGCCGACGCCGGTGTTTTTCGGTTTTCCGAATGAGCCGACGTTCCGGCTTCGGTCGGTATCGGTGAATGATTTCAACGACATCCCGAAGGATCCTCATTTTCAAGCGCTGGTGGACAAGCTGGGGAAGCCATCGTTCGAGCAGTCGTATACGGTTACGTGGGACACGTTGGCGGCGATCGATATGGCGCGTTATCTGGACGCGGTGGGAGCGCAGCAGAGGATTTCGTTCGATGTGACGCGGGATTTGTCACCGCTGGTGCTGGAGAACTCGAACGTGATTGCGGTGGGGACGCACCAGACGCTGCAGCCTTTGAAGGAGTATCTGCAGGCGATGAACTTTTCGCTGGCTCCGTCGGAGCTGCGGGTGATCAACGCGAAGCCGAAACCGGGAGAGCAGGCGACGTACGAGATCATCAACAAGTCGGGGAAGACGTCGAATGAGCGTGAGGTGAGGCCGTCGCTAGTGGCTCTGCTGCCGGGGCGGGCGCCGGGGTTGAAGGTGCTGCTTCTGCAGTCGAGGGATACGGGTGCGCTGGTGTCGCTGCTGTCGTCTTCGGCGGGGTCGAACTCGATGGAGGAGATGTTGAAGAAGAATGGGAACCCGCAGTACTTCGAGATGGTGACGTATACGGAGCTGGAGAACAACAGGCCGCTGCGGACGTGGCCGGTTGCGATTCATGCTTTTGCCTCGCAAGTGCCTGCAAATTCGATGTAA
- a CDS encoding glycosyltransferase produces the protein MKVAYPMRVDALDKPGGDLLLMREYLQRCTQAAAKRGIPFEGVISTSLNPDFSDFDVIHLTNIDRPVDLYRQFKAAKQSGKKIVLTPLHHSYQEIALYERQGRGGLIGLFSGIIGYSTLDALRSLVKSIKYPELRSATLELVLEGVREGQSQILLGVDVNLVAADKELADIENELCKLPPDRVLCIRNGFEMPQFGSLHPPSERDIDICVMGRIESRKNQIAILEALESLGLGATFIGYENPNHKRYCDRFKEMIAGSRSHYLGGVPFEQVNSYLARSRVHVAASWFEVSSRLDIEAYVLGCRVVASICGGTSELLRQDAYYVDPASKESIVQRILEALKSSHDGTVNSIDLTSGAIETWDQIAERLLDIYLNKAISHRN, from the coding sequence ATGAAAGTTGCTTACCCCATGCGCGTCGACGCCTTGGACAAACCTGGCGGAGACCTCCTTCTCATGCGCGAATATCTTCAGCGCTGTACCCAGGCCGCTGCAAAACGGGGAATCCCTTTCGAAGGTGTGATCTCGACAAGTCTCAATCCCGATTTCTCTGACTTCGATGTAATTCACCTTACCAATATCGATCGTCCCGTTGATCTCTATCGACAATTCAAGGCAGCAAAACAATCAGGCAAAAAGATCGTCCTGACCCCTCTTCACCACTCCTATCAAGAGATTGCTCTTTATGAACGGCAAGGCCGTGGGGGCCTGATCGGCTTGTTCTCAGGGATTATTGGATATAGTACCCTTGACGCACTGCGTAGTCTGGTCAAGTCGATAAAGTATCCAGAGTTACGTTCAGCAACTCTGGAACTAGTATTGGAGGGTGTCCGCGAGGGACAGTCGCAAATATTGCTTGGAGTTGACGTCAACCTGGTTGCCGCGGACAAGGAACTCGCAGACATAGAAAACGAGTTATGCAAGCTTCCTCCTGACAGGGTTCTTTGCATCCGCAACGGCTTTGAGATGCCACAGTTTGGGTCCCTCCACCCCCCATCGGAGCGTGACATCGACATCTGCGTAATGGGGCGGATCGAATCACGCAAGAACCAGATTGCCATCCTGGAGGCACTTGAATCTCTTGGGTTAGGCGCGACCTTCATCGGCTACGAAAACCCGAATCACAAGCGATACTGCGATCGCTTCAAAGAGATGATCGCGGGAAGTCGATCTCATTATCTCGGCGGTGTTCCCTTCGAGCAGGTCAACAGCTACCTTGCTCGGTCACGCGTTCACGTAGCTGCGAGTTGGTTTGAGGTATCCTCACGGCTGGACATCGAGGCATACGTACTCGGTTGCCGTGTTGTCGCTTCGATCTGTGGAGGCACTTCGGAGCTTCTGCGCCAAGATGCCTACTATGTCGATCCAGCTTCAAAAGAATCCATCGTGCAACGGATACTAGAGGCACTCAAAAGCAGCCATGATGGGACGGTAAACTCGATTGATCTAACCTCGGGCGCCATCGAGACATGGGACCAAATCGCGGAGAGGCTCCTTGATATCTACCTCAACAAAGCAATCTCTCATCGAAACTAG